From one Blastocatellia bacterium genomic stretch:
- a CDS encoding GTP-binding protein: MAKEKFERDKPHVNVGTIGHIDHGKTTLTAAITKVLGKKNPKVVFR, translated from the coding sequence ATGGCCAAAGAGAAGTTTGAGCGAGACAAGCCGCATGTGAACGTAGGGACGATTGGGCATATAGATCATGGGAAGACGACGTTGACGGCGGCGATCACGAAGGTATTAGGGAAGAAGAATCCGAAGGTGGTGTTTCGGAG